One window from the genome of Flavobacterium agricola encodes:
- a CDS encoding oleate hydratase, with translation MKDITKKFDKVLNASPYYNHVDHQPDANKDVVRNGPDRPMPYANQNGNYQRNKPVLAKSFENSKVYIIGSGIAGLSAAYYFLRDARIPGKNITFIEQLPIDGGSMDGSGNATDGYLIRGGREMDMTYENLWDMFQDIPAVELPEPYSVLDEYRLLNDNDSNYSKARLIHNKGEVKDFSKFGLSKKDQLALVKLLLKKKEDLDDLTITDYFSSTFLASNFWTFWRTMFAFEEWHSLLEFKLYMHRFLHDLDGLNDLSALVFPKYNQYDTFISPLRKFLTSKGVQLQLNTLVKDVDLEITDAGKVVKGLITVQDGKDVVISVTENDYVVVTTGSMTEDTSYGNNTTAPIKKVDNSTSGHSPGWKLWRNLAKKSVVFGKPEKFCSDIEKSAWESATLTCRPSAFVDKLKEYSVNDPYSGKTVTGGIITITDSNWLMSFTCNRQPHFPTQPDDVLVVWVYALFMDKDGNYVKKNMPECTGNEILAELCYHLGIEDKLDNVIENTIVRTSFMPYITSMFMPRAKGDRPAIVPDGCKNLGLIGQFVETNNDVVFTMESSVRTARVAVYQLLNLNKQVPDVYPSQYDIRHLLKATKALNDNQSFVGEGLLRKLLKGTYYEHILPGPHNPGAVEEEKKESFLSEQFNKFHEWMDGVRGKK, from the coding sequence ATGAAAGACATTACCAAAAAATTCGACAAAGTTTTAAATGCATCGCCCTACTACAATCATGTAGATCATCAACCAGATGCAAATAAAGACGTTGTTCGTAACGGTCCAGATCGCCCTATGCCCTACGCCAACCAAAACGGCAATTACCAACGTAACAAACCTGTTTTAGCAAAATCTTTCGAAAACAGTAAAGTATATATTATTGGTAGTGGTATTGCAGGATTATCTGCCGCGTATTATTTTTTAAGAGATGCGCGCATTCCTGGTAAAAACATCACGTTTATCGAGCAATTACCGATTGATGGTGGTTCTATGGACGGATCAGGAAACGCAACTGACGGATATTTAATTCGTGGTGGACGCGAAATGGATATGACTTACGAGAATCTTTGGGATATGTTTCAAGATATTCCTGCGGTTGAATTACCAGAACCTTATAGCGTTTTAGATGAATATCGATTATTAAACGATAACGATTCAAATTATTCTAAAGCACGATTAATTCATAACAAAGGTGAAGTAAAAGATTTTAGCAAATTCGGTTTAAGCAAAAAAGATCAATTGGCTTTAGTAAAATTATTATTAAAGAAAAAAGAAGATTTAGACGATTTAACCATTACCGATTACTTTAGCTCAACCTTTTTAGCAAGTAATTTCTGGACCTTTTGGCGTACCATGTTTGCTTTTGAAGAATGGCATAGTTTATTGGAGTTTAAATTGTACATGCACCGTTTTTTACACGACTTAGATGGATTAAACGATTTGTCAGCCTTGGTTTTTCCTAAATACAACCAATACGATACGTTTATTTCGCCGTTACGTAAATTTTTAACTTCTAAAGGTGTGCAACTGCAACTTAATACGTTGGTTAAAGATGTTGATTTAGAAATTACGGATGCAGGTAAAGTTGTAAAAGGATTAATTACGGTACAAGACGGTAAAGATGTTGTTATTTCGGTTACTGAAAACGATTATGTAGTTGTTACAACAGGATCTATGACCGAAGATACATCGTACGGAAATAATACAACAGCACCGATTAAAAAAGTAGATAACAGCACGAGCGGACACAGCCCAGGTTGGAAACTTTGGAGAAACTTAGCTAAAAAATCTGTGGTTTTTGGAAAGCCAGAAAAATTTTGCTCGGATATTGAAAAATCAGCTTGGGAATCGGCAACATTAACTTGTCGTCCTTCTGCGTTTGTAGATAAGTTAAAAGAATATTCGGTTAACGATCCGTATTCTGGAAAAACCGTTACTGGCGGAATTATTACCATTACCGATTCGAATTGGTTAATGAGCTTTACGTGCAACCGCCAACCACATTTCCCAACGCAACCGGACGATGTTTTAGTTGTTTGGGTTTACGCCTTATTTATGGATAAAGACGGAAATTACGTAAAGAAAAACATGCCAGAATGTACTGGAAACGAAATTTTAGCCGAGCTTTGTTATCATTTAGGAATTGAAGACAAACTAGATAATGTAATTGAAAACACAATTGTTCGTACTTCATTCATGCCTTACATTACCTCAATGTTTATGCCACGTGCAAAAGGCGATCGTCCGGCAATTGTACCAGATGGTTGTAAAAACTTAGGTTTAATTGGCCAATTTGTAGAAACCAATAATGATGTTGTGTTTACAATGGAAAGTTCGGTACGTACAGCACGCGTTGCGGTTTATCAGCTATTAAATTTAAACAAACAAGTGCCAGATGTTTATCCGTCACAATACGATATTCGTCATTTACTAAAAGCAACAAAAGCGTTAAACGACAACCAATCGTTTGTTGGCGAAGGTTTACTACGCAAACTTTTAAAAGGTACGTATTATGAGCATATATTGCCTGGCCCACATAATCCTGGTGCGGTTGAAGAAGAGAAAAAAGAATCGTTTTTAAGCGAGCAATTCAACAAGTTTCATGAATGGATGGATGGCGTTCGAGGAAAAAAATAA
- a CDS encoding DUF808 domain-containing protein, producing MASGIFAVLDDIAVLMDDVAVAAKVATKKTVGILGDDLAVNAEKATGFVSSREIPVLWAITKGSLVNKVIIVPIVLILNYLLPSAITVILLLGGLYLAYEGAEKIVEYFFHKKEAKTTENFTAAEPVNEKTKIKSAITTDFILSIEIVIIALGAVLTQPLATQIGAVVLVALLATFGVYGIVAVIVRMDDVGYKLIKKNNNKGILAQMGKILVKLLPIIIRTLAVVGTIALLLVAGGIFSHNITFLHDVLPSIPAIVKEFILGLGIGLLTVGITLLFKAIIKK from the coding sequence ATGGCTTCAGGAATTTTTGCAGTTTTAGATGATATTGCAGTTTTAATGGATGACGTTGCAGTTGCTGCAAAAGTTGCCACAAAAAAAACAGTCGGAATTTTAGGCGACGATCTGGCAGTTAATGCCGAAAAAGCAACCGGATTTGTTTCCTCTCGCGAAATACCCGTTTTATGGGCCATTACCAAAGGTTCATTAGTAAATAAAGTTATTATTGTTCCGATTGTTTTAATACTTAATTACCTTTTACCAAGCGCTATTACCGTTATTTTACTTTTAGGTGGTTTGTACTTGGCTTATGAAGGTGCCGAAAAAATTGTTGAATATTTTTTTCATAAAAAGGAAGCCAAAACAACCGAAAACTTTACTGCAGCTGAACCAGTAAATGAGAAAACAAAAATAAAATCAGCCATTACAACCGATTTTATTTTATCTATAGAAATTGTAATTATTGCTTTAGGAGCTGTATTAACGCAACCTTTAGCCACGCAAATTGGTGCCGTAGTTTTGGTTGCCTTACTTGCTACATTTGGTGTTTATGGCATTGTTGCTGTAATTGTTAGAATGGACGATGTTGGCTATAAGCTGATTAAAAAAAATAATAACAAAGGCATTTTAGCTCAAATGGGCAAAATATTGGTAAAACTTTTACCAATAATTATTAGAACCTTAGCTGTTGTAGGAACCATTGCTTTGCTTTTAGTAGCTGGTGGCATTTTTAGCCATAATATTACTTTTTTACATGATGTTTTACCAAGCATTCCTGCAATTGTAAAAGAATTTATACTCGGCCTGGGTATTGGCTTACTAACCGTAGGAATAACTTTGCTATTTAAAGCAATAATTAAAAAATAA
- a CDS encoding APC family permease translates to MQSTNQSTSSSTTNTQQGSAKITVVQLTLMMTAVVISFRGVPLMSQEELTMFVYIIFAAVFFLIPAAMVSAELGTAYAEQGGGVYTWVKEAFNKRVGFIAVFLQWSQNIVWYPTTLAFGAAAVAYVIDKPELATDGKFIGCFAILIYWLSTFVNLKGTAIISKASSSGFLYGTIVPLLVLIVIAIVWAVNGNPLAFNSIPTDQTEIVKVVNGITEPRYIPKLTSIGNVVFLSTIILLFSGIEALAVHASQLDNPKKQYPKAMLFASVLSFLILALGALSVSIILPYEKITLQAGVMETFNLVFEHYNVGWLTNVMAVLVVLGCSSCIISWLSGPSTALLWTARDGQLPKFLTVLNKNGIQQNILLVQGAIVTILCGLYFIIPDVSVAFFLLSALTGALYLIMYMLMYLSCIKLRREKPDMPRPFKIPGGLLGLRLFAGIGFLAVALAFILCFIPPTQLPINSPTVYVAFITGGTTLFLIIPFVITKIMDKKQP, encoded by the coding sequence ATGCAAAGTACAAATCAATCAACTTCAAGTAGTACAACCAACACCCAACAAGGTAGTGCTAAAATAACAGTGGTTCAACTTACTTTAATGATGACTGCTGTTGTTATCAGTTTTCGTGGCGTTCCGTTAATGTCACAAGAAGAATTAACCATGTTTGTTTATATTATTTTTGCTGCTGTATTTTTTTTAATTCCGGCTGCAATGGTAAGTGCTGAGCTAGGTACTGCTTACGCCGAACAAGGTGGTGGAGTTTATACCTGGGTTAAAGAAGCATTTAATAAACGCGTAGGTTTTATTGCTGTTTTTTTACAATGGAGTCAAAATATTGTTTGGTATCCTACAACTTTAGCTTTTGGTGCGGCAGCTGTTGCTTATGTTATTGATAAACCCGAATTAGCTACCGATGGTAAGTTTATTGGTTGTTTTGCCATTTTAATATATTGGCTAAGTACATTCGTTAATTTAAAAGGAACAGCTATTATATCTAAAGCATCAAGTAGCGGATTCTTATACGGTACCATTGTGCCCTTATTGGTTTTAATTGTTATTGCTATTGTTTGGGCAGTAAACGGCAACCCATTAGCTTTTAATAGCATTCCCACCGATCAAACCGAAATTGTTAAAGTAGTAAACGGTATTACCGAACCGCGCTATATTCCTAAACTTACCAGTATTGGTAACGTAGTATTTTTATCTACTATTATATTACTTTTTTCTGGTATTGAAGCATTGGCCGTACATGCATCTCAATTAGATAACCCCAAAAAGCAATATCCAAAAGCGATGCTGTTTGCTTCGGTTTTATCATTTTTAATTTTAGCATTAGGTGCTTTATCTGTATCTATCATTCTACCTTACGAAAAAATTACTTTACAAGCAGGCGTTATGGAAACCTTTAATTTGGTTTTTGAACATTATAATGTAGGTTGGTTAACCAATGTTATGGCTGTTTTAGTGGTTTTAGGTTGTTCCTCTTGTATTATTTCTTGGCTTTCAGGTCCAAGTACAGCTTTATTATGGACAGCACGTGACGGACAATTACCTAAGTTTTTAACGGTATTAAACAAAAACGGAATTCAACAAAATATTTTATTAGTACAAGGAGCTATTGTAACCATATTATGTGGTTTGTATTTTATTATTCCTGATGTTAGTGTTGCATTTTTTTTACTTAGTGCATTAACAGGTGCTTTATATTTAATTATGTATATGCTAATGTATTTGTCATGCATCAAACTACGTCGAGAAAAACCAGATATGCCACGTCCGTTTAAAATTCCTGGCGGGCTTTTGGGCTTGCGTTTGTTTGCTGGTATCGGATTTTTAGCTGTGGCTTTGGCATTTATTTTATGCTTTATTCCGCCAACACAACTTCCTATTAATAGCCCTACTGTTTACGTCGCATTTATAACCGGAGGTACAACATTATTCCTTATTATTCCGTTTGTAATTACTAAAATCATGGATAAAAAACAACCATAA
- a CDS encoding L-threonylcarbamoyladenylate synthase, with protein MAQFIKIYEDKPSEAAIDKVVQVLKNGGLIIYPTDTVYGLGCDITNTKALERVAKIKGIKLEKANFSFVCSDISNISMYVKQLDTSSFKILKRALPGPYTFILNSGNDLPKEFKKKKTVGIRVPDNRIAQMIVQKLGNPIVSTSIYDEDEVLEYSTDPELIFEKWQNIVDMVIDGGYGSNVASTIIDLTGYEPEIIREGKGDIDIFKKKSNFEVAFFLVLYFILHHITSLLIS; from the coding sequence ATGGCTCAATTTATTAAAATTTACGAAGATAAACCTAGTGAAGCTGCTATTGATAAAGTAGTTCAGGTTTTAAAAAATGGCGGGTTAATTATTTATCCCACCGATACCGTTTATGGTTTAGGATGCGATATTACCAATACAAAAGCTTTAGAACGCGTGGCTAAAATAAAAGGTATTAAACTAGAAAAAGCTAATTTCTCTTTTGTTTGTAGTGATATTAGCAACATTTCTATGTACGTAAAACAATTAGATACCAGTAGTTTTAAAATTTTAAAACGTGCTTTACCTGGGCCATATACGTTTATTTTAAATAGCGGGAACGATTTACCTAAAGAATTTAAAAAGAAAAAAACAGTCGGAATTCGTGTTCCAGACAATCGCATTGCGCAAATGATTGTACAAAAATTAGGTAACCCTATTGTTTCAACTTCTATTTATGATGAAGATGAGGTTTTGGAATATTCAACTGATCCGGAATTGATTTTTGAAAAATGGCAAAACATTGTGGATATGGTGATTGATGGTGGATACGGATCTAACGTTGCATCAACAATTATTGATTTAACCGGATATGAACCAGAAATTATTCGAGAAGGAAAAGGCGATATTGATATATTTAAAAAAAAGAGCAACTTTGAGGTTGCTTTTTTTTTAGTTTTATATTTTATTCTGCATCATATAACAAGTTTACTTATTTCGTAG
- a CDS encoding Dph6-related ATP pyrophosphatase: protein MTNKKKAVFNWSGGKDSAHALQKILQENEYEVIALLTTVEASNNASSIHAIPLNLLHKQADCIGIPLYPILLDNKVKPYDESMQEAVLHFKNLGVAHFIFGDIFLEDIKTYRESKLNPLGISVIFPLWGKTSEQVFADFLQSGIKTKVIVTQADKLNQSFIGRDVDFSFLEDLPQNIDVCGEYGEYHTFSYDGPLFKKPVAFTIEKTLQITHQFKMDTGKIESFHYWQAKLS, encoded by the coding sequence ATGACAAACAAAAAAAAGGCCGTGTTTAATTGGAGCGGTGGTAAAGATTCTGCGCATGCATTGCAAAAAATTTTACAAGAAAATGAATACGAAGTAATTGCCTTGCTAACTACGGTAGAAGCAAGTAATAATGCTTCATCCATTCATGCAATTCCGTTAAACTTACTCCATAAACAAGCCGATTGCATCGGTATTCCGTTATATCCTATTTTGTTAGACAACAAGGTAAAACCTTATGATGAAAGCATGCAAGAAGCTGTCTTACATTTTAAAAACCTTGGCGTTGCGCATTTTATTTTTGGCGATATTTTTTTAGAAGATATTAAAACCTACCGCGAAAGCAAACTAAATCCGTTAGGAATTTCGGTCATTTTTCCGCTTTGGGGTAAAACATCAGAGCAGGTTTTTGCTGATTTTTTACAATCGGGCATTAAAACAAAAGTTATTGTTACGCAGGCCGATAAATTAAACCAATCGTTTATTGGGCGCGATGTCGATTTTAGTTTTTTAGAAGATTTACCCCAAAACATTGATGTTTGTGGTGAATATGGCGAATATCATACCTTTAGTTACGACGGACCGCTTTTTAAAAAACCAGTAGCATTTACTATTGAAAAAACGTTACAAATTACCCATCAATTTAAAATGGATACGGGCAAAATAGAAAGCTTTCATTATTGGCAAGCAAAACTTAGTTAA
- a CDS encoding efflux RND transporter periplasmic adaptor subunit, which translates to MKTYLYLSIFSAFALVACNKQAEVKTEVETEQTHDEVVRFTPEQLKQVEIVTTSLQEKELSKTITVNGITKLKPENEMEVSSLIDGQFKNSKLLEGMLVTKGQVVAQLDNLEILDWQEQYLVAKAKHQVAKADYERQAELNKTQSASNKVLQQAKFEYKQQAILIQTLGSKLQALGINIQTLNENNIQRSLPIRAPFTGYIDQVMVTNGTYITSNTPLFKIINAKDLLLQLKVYEADLPFLKVDQSIFASTNNNKTEREGKIAFINTQLTPEGYGEIICTVQNQTDLTPGMYVTAKIELAKHKTYAVPTDAIISFADRDYVFVQENETTFKPVEVQIGVIENGFTAIQNAADLLDKQIVYKNAYAILMQGKNLDEE; encoded by the coding sequence ATGAAAACCTATTTATATCTAAGTATTTTTAGTGCATTTGCTTTGGTTGCATGTAACAAGCAAGCCGAAGTTAAAACTGAAGTAGAAACCGAACAAACGCACGATGAGGTTGTGCGTTTTACGCCCGAACAATTAAAACAAGTTGAAATTGTAACAACTAGCTTGCAAGAAAAAGAATTATCTAAAACCATTACTGTAAACGGAATAACCAAGTTGAAACCCGAAAACGAAATGGAAGTTTCTAGCTTGATTGATGGACAATTTAAAAATTCTAAATTGCTAGAAGGAATGCTTGTAACCAAAGGGCAAGTTGTAGCACAATTAGATAATCTTGAAATTTTAGATTGGCAAGAACAATATTTAGTTGCTAAAGCAAAACATCAGGTTGCTAAGGCTGATTACGAACGTCAGGCCGAATTAAATAAAACGCAATCGGCAAGTAATAAGGTTTTGCAACAAGCAAAGTTTGAGTACAAGCAACAAGCAATTTTAATTCAAACCTTAGGTTCTAAACTACAAGCTTTAGGAATTAATATTCAAACGTTAAATGAAAATAATATACAGCGTTCGTTACCTATTCGTGCACCATTTACCGGTTATATAGATCAGGTTATGGTTACAAACGGAACTTATATAACCAGCAACACGCCATTGTTTAAAATTATAAATGCAAAGGATTTGTTGTTACAATTAAAAGTTTACGAAGCCGATTTACCTTTTTTAAAAGTAGATCAAAGCATTTTTGCTTCTACTAATAACAATAAAACAGAACGAGAAGGAAAGATAGCTTTTATAAATACGCAATTAACCCCCGAAGGTTATGGCGAAATTATTTGTACCGTTCAAAATCAAACCGATTTAACACCAGGAATGTACGTTACTGCCAAAATAGAATTAGCAAAACATAAAACGTACGCAGTACCTACCGATGCTATTATTAGTTTTGCTGATCGCGATTATGTTTTTGTGCAAGAAAATGAAACTACATTTAAACCTGTTGAAGTACAAATTGGAGTTATAGAAAATGGTTTTACAGCCATACAAAACGCTGCTGATTTACTTGATAAACAAATTGTATATAAAAATGCTTATGCCATTTTGATGCAAGGTAAAAATCTAGATGAAGAATAA
- a CDS encoding M1 family metallopeptidase produces the protein MMMLKRVICFLFTLSALNSTAQGKGVNFKQAHIHIAPNFSEKMLQGEVTFTFDAQQKTDTIYLDAQNLAITQVTLNEKPVAFWNTNKQLKIAGKYKKQGNILQIQYQTQPKQTVYFIEDDAKDQIWTQGQGKYTSHWVPSFDDVNQKLVFNLSISYPESYQVIANGILKSTAVVDGIKTWHYQMQNPMSSYLLMFAIGDFVKQEAVSASGIPLHFYLQAEDAAHFGTTYKHSQQLFNFLEKQIGVPYPWEVYQQVPAQDFLYGGMENTSATVFSQDFVVDAIGAADKTYYNVNAHELAHQWFGNLVTAASSEHHWLQEGFATYYALLAEQDLFGKDYFDFKLYEMAEQLILAQQRDKEPILSAKASSLTFYQKGAWALHYLKNQIGEKAFNLAVKNYLTKYQFQSATTDQFLAEVTLASGYNTTDFKKRWLASNVFPTEDAFAILTQNPNIVTYLEIGNMYDVPLAEKKAFFLQALQSDLYSLASKEEILYQLGKEKPEDLVDFFPIIEASTDVKLRQVFVRSLGKVSEGYKAFYEGFLNDPSYITQEIVLQNLWTAFPNDRTKLLNQTKTWQGFQDKNLRITWLTLALLTDGYENASKIKFYNELLAYTTNQYESSVRQNAIVNLLFLNANDTNVLEGLVSGLQHHKWQFVQFCKNTIREQLKSPKYKIFYTQLVAKLAEPEKTKLQQLLNEKEPSVN, from the coding sequence ATGATGATGTTAAAACGAGTAATATGCTTTCTGTTTACGCTCAGTGCCTTAAATAGTACAGCTCAAGGAAAGGGAGTAAATTTTAAGCAAGCACATATTCATATTGCACCAAACTTTTCTGAAAAAATGCTGCAAGGTGAGGTAACTTTTACCTTTGATGCGCAACAAAAAACAGATACCATTTATTTAGATGCGCAAAATTTAGCTATTACTCAAGTAACTTTAAACGAAAAGCCAGTTGCTTTTTGGAATACCAACAAACAACTTAAAATAGCAGGAAAGTACAAAAAGCAAGGAAATATTTTACAAATACAATACCAAACACAACCTAAACAAACAGTTTATTTTATTGAAGATGATGCCAAGGATCAGATCTGGACGCAAGGACAAGGAAAATATACCTCACATTGGGTACCAAGTTTTGATGATGTAAACCAAAAATTAGTATTTAATCTTTCAATTTCATATCCCGAATCGTATCAAGTAATTGCTAATGGAATTTTAAAAAGTACAGCTGTGGTTGATGGTATTAAAACATGGCATTACCAAATGCAAAACCCCATGTCAAGTTATTTACTGATGTTTGCTATTGGTGATTTTGTAAAGCAAGAAGCGGTTTCGGCAAGCGGTATTCCGTTACATTTTTATTTGCAAGCAGAAGATGCTGCTCATTTTGGTACAACCTATAAACACAGCCAACAGCTATTTAATTTTTTAGAAAAACAAATAGGAGTACCTTATCCGTGGGAAGTTTATCAGCAAGTTCCGGCGCAAGATTTTTTATATGGCGGAATGGAAAATACTAGCGCAACTGTTTTTTCTCAAGATTTTGTGGTAGACGCCATTGGTGCTGCCGATAAAACATATTATAACGTTAACGCGCACGAATTGGCGCATCAATGGTTTGGTAATTTAGTTACCGCTGCCAGCAGTGAGCACCATTGGCTGCAAGAAGGTTTTGCTACATATTATGCTTTGTTGGCCGAACAAGATTTGTTTGGAAAAGATTATTTCGATTTTAAATTGTACGAAATGGCCGAACAATTAATTTTGGCTCAACAACGGGATAAAGAACCTATTTTATCGGCTAAAGCTTCGTCTTTAACTTTTTATCAAAAAGGTGCTTGGGCTTTACATTATTTAAAAAATCAGATAGGTGAAAAAGCGTTTAATTTGGCGGTTAAAAACTATTTAACTAAATATCAATTTCAATCGGCAACTACAGATCAGTTTTTGGCTGAGGTAACTTTAGCATCGGGTTATAATACGACTGATTTTAAAAAACGTTGGTTAGCAAGTAATGTATTTCCGACCGAAGATGCCTTTGCTATTTTAACTCAAAACCCAAATATTGTTACGTATTTAGAAATAGGTAATATGTACGATGTGCCGCTAGCAGAAAAAAAAGCGTTTTTTTTACAAGCTTTACAATCGGATTTGTACAGCCTTGCAAGTAAAGAAGAAATTTTATATCAATTAGGAAAAGAAAAACCGGAAGATTTGGTTGATTTTTTTCCGATTATCGAAGCAAGTACAGATGTAAAATTACGTCAGGTATTTGTTCGTAGCTTAGGTAAAGTTTCTGAAGGATATAAGGCATTTTATGAAGGGTTTTTAAACGATCCGTCATATATCACCCAAGAAATTGTTTTACAAAACTTATGGACGGCCTTTCCAAACGATAGAACAAAGCTTTTAAATCAAACCAAAACTTGGCAAGGTTTTCAGGATAAAAATTTACGTATTACTTGGTTAACCTTAGCATTGTTAACTGATGGTTACGAAAATGCATCTAAAATTAAATTTTATAACGAATTACTGGCTTATACAACAAATCAGTACGAAAGCAGTGTACGTCAAAATGCGATTGTTAATTTGCTGTTTTTAAATGCGAATGATACCAATGTGTTAGAAGGATTGGTTTCGGGCTTGCAGCATCATAAATGGCAATTTGTTCAATTTTGTAAGAATACTATTCGAGAGCAGCTAAAATCTCCAAAATATAAAATTTTTTATACGCAATTGGTAGCCAAATTAGCTGAACCAGAAAAAACAAAACTACAACAACTTTTAAATGAAAAAGAACCTAGTGTAAACTAG
- the ychF gene encoding redox-regulated ATPase YchF, producing the protein MKAGIVGLPNVGKSTLFNCLSNAKAQSANFPFCTIEPNIGVVNVPDPRINKLEELVKPERVQMATVDIVDIAGLVKGASKGEGLGNQFLGNIRECNAIIHVLRCFDNDNIVHVDGNVNPIRDKETIDIELQLKDLETVEKRLEKVKKTAKTGNKEAQVEAGLLERIRTVLLEGKSARVIEAQNQDEADLLEDFQLITSKPVLYVCNVNEEAAVTGNAYVDQVKELVKDENAEVIVLSVGAEADITELESYEERQVFLEDMGLTEPGSAVLIRAAYKLLKLQTYFTAGVKEVRAWTIKLGDTAPKAAGVIHTDFEKGFIRAEVIAYEDFVSYGSEAKVKEAGKLRVEGKEYIVKDGDVMHFRFNV; encoded by the coding sequence ATGAAAGCAGGTATTGTAGGCTTACCCAACGTTGGAAAATCAACGTTATTTAACTGTTTATCTAATGCTAAAGCGCAAAGTGCTAACTTTCCGTTTTGTACTATCGAACCGAACATTGGCGTGGTAAACGTACCCGATCCAAGAATTAATAAATTAGAAGAATTAGTTAAACCAGAACGCGTACAAATGGCAACAGTTGATATTGTTGATATTGCAGGTTTAGTTAAAGGCGCTAGTAAAGGTGAAGGTTTAGGCAATCAGTTTTTAGGGAATATTAGAGAATGTAATGCTATTATTCATGTTTTACGTTGTTTTGATAACGATAACATTGTTCACGTAGATGGGAATGTAAATCCAATTCGCGATAAAGAAACTATTGATATTGAACTGCAGTTAAAAGATTTAGAAACGGTTGAAAAACGTTTAGAAAAAGTAAAAAAAACTGCAAAAACAGGAAATAAAGAAGCACAAGTTGAAGCTGGTTTGTTAGAGCGCATTCGTACGGTTTTATTAGAAGGTAAATCGGCACGTGTGATTGAAGCACAAAACCAAGATGAAGCAGATTTGTTAGAAGATTTTCAGTTAATTACATCAAAACCGGTTTTATACGTTTGTAACGTGAACGAAGAAGCTGCTGTTACAGGCAATGCTTATGTTGATCAGGTTAAAGAGCTTGTAAAAGATGAAAATGCTGAGGTAATTGTTTTATCTGTTGGAGCAGAGGCGGATATTACTGAATTAGAAAGTTACGAAGAACGCCAAGTGTTTTTAGAAGATATGGGCTTAACAGAACCAGGTTCTGCAGTTTTAATTCGTGCTGCTTATAAACTATTAAAATTACAAACGTATTTTACAGCAGGTGTAAAAGAAGTTCGTGCTTGGACAATTAAGTTAGGCGACACAGCACCAAAAGCTGCCGGGGTAATTCACACTGATTTTGAAAAAGGATTTATTCGTGCTGAGGTTATTGCATACGAAGATTTTGTAAGCTACGGATCAGAAGCTAAAGTAAAAGAAGCAGGTAAATTACGTGTAGAAGGAAAAGAATATATTGTTAAAGATGGTGATGTAATGCACTTCCGTTTTAACGTATAA
- a CDS encoding HutD family protein, which produces MIVTHIRKSNLIPSVWQGGETFEYAIYPPTSTYAARNFLVRLSCATITSIPSTFTQFSGYQRFLVMLDNELHISHNGVAEQYKKHELFTFNSNASITSTSLGNDFNLMLREDISAQVTIFPFCQTNVTNKFAVLFALQAGIVVINEQEYELKETDALWIENDFKTELNIQSNFKTVLALWD; this is translated from the coding sequence ATGATTGTTACACATATACGTAAATCAAATCTTATTCCATCGGTCTGGCAAGGCGGAGAAACGTTTGAATATGCTATTTACCCACCAACAAGCACTTATGCTGCGCGTAACTTTTTAGTGCGTTTAAGTTGTGCAACCATAACAAGCATTCCGTCAACGTTTACTCAATTTAGCGGTTACCAACGATTTTTGGTTATGTTAGATAATGAATTGCATATATCGCATAACGGAGTTGCTGAGCAATATAAAAAGCACGAACTATTTACATTTAATTCTAACGCATCAATAACATCAACCAGTTTAGGAAATGATTTTAATTTGATGCTTCGCGAAGATATTTCGGCTCAGGTTACAATTTTTCCTTTTTGCCAAACAAACGTTACCAACAAATTTGCTGTTTTATTTGCTTTACAAGCCGGAATTGTTGTAATAAACGAACAAGAATATGAGTTGAAAGAAACCGATGCTTTATGGATTGAAAATGATTTTAAAACGGAGCTTAACATACAAAGTAATTTTAAAACCGTTTTAGCACTTTGGGATTAA